Part of the Methanomassiliicoccus luminyensis B10 genome is shown below.
CCCAGCAGCTCCTCTCCCGTGGAGGGCTATCTCTCTGCTTTCATGCCAACCGGCGGCCCCGTGAACGCGTCGTCATTTTTCAACCAAACCCTGGACCTGCGCCCCGGCGAGACCACTACGATCAGTATCGCCCTCCCCTCGGCGTACCGCAGCTCCCTCACTCTGGACGCGATCCTGACGACCGGTTCTGGTAGGTTCATCTTCGGATTCTACACTTCGCTATATCATGATGGCCAGGGGGAGGTGACATATGTCCTCCACCAGTACTGAGACCGTGCTCTCCGGCCGGGAGCTGTCCAAGACCTATGGCAACATGTTCACCCGAGGGAACATCCACGCTCTTGACAAAGCGTCCTTCGAGGTCCGCCGGGGAGAGATCTGCGGCCTGGTGGGGCCGAACGGGGCGGGCAAGAGCACCATGCTCAAGCTCATCATGGGCATCGAACCCAAGTCGGGCGGCTCCATTGACATGAACGGCCTGGACCCGCGGACCGCCCTCGGGTACGTGCCGGAAAGGCCCACCTTCCTGGAGGACCTCTCGGCCTACTACAATGTCCTATACATCGCCCGGCTCAACAACGTCCCCGATCCGGAAGGGACCAGCAGGAAGCTCATCGACGAGTTCGGGCTGAAGGGCCGCGGCGATGATCCCGTGTCCTCGTACTCCAAGGGGATGAAGCAGCGCCTGGCCATCGCGCGGGCGGTGGTGCACCAGCCCACCGTGCTGCTCATGGACGAACCCTTCTCCGGCCTGGATCCGGGGATGATGATCGAGCTCCGCGGACTGCTGAAGGGCCTGAAGTCGAAGGGCATGGCCATGCTGCTGTCCTCCCACGAGCTCAACGAGATCAACCAGCTGTGCGATTCCATACTGTTCATCAAATCAGGCAGGATCCTCAAGAAGGAAGGCTTCGGTCCCTCGGAGGAGCGGATGACCATGCAGCTCGTATTGGCCTCCCCGAACGCCGGAGTGGTGGACGCCCTGGCGCGGTGGGGGCAGGGGACGGTATCCCCGGACGGAATGATAATTACCAAGGAAGTGGCGAGGGACGAGGTCCCCGACATCGTGGCCGCGGCGGTGAACGCCGGCGGCCGCGTCATGGAGTACCGCACCGCCCAGAGGAAGGCGGAGGACATGTACGCCGAGATCTATCTGCAGGAGGCCAAGGCATGAGCGAGTTCAGCACCCATCTGCGCAAGGACGCGAAGCTGCTGACCACCGACTCGCTGTTCGTGGTCCTCCTGGTACTGCTGGCCATAATATCGTTCATCATCGCCCTCACCACCTCGACCTCCTATGTTTGGAGCCAGACTCGCGGGAGCAGCGTGATCACGCAGGCGATAATGGAGGAGAACCAGAAGACGGCGCTGATAAGCTACTGGATCTCCATCGGCACCATACTCATGGCATTGTTCTCGGCCGTCGCTGCCATGGCCATGAGCGTGGAGAAGGACAGCGGGATGAGCAAGTACATCCTGACGTTCAAGGTGCGCAAGCCCCTGTTCTATCTGAGCAAGCTCCTGGTGCTGACGGTGCTGGTGCTGGCGGCCATGGGCATATCCCTGGCTGCCTACCTCATCGTGTTCTCGTTCATGGACGTGCCCATGCTGGACATCGGCAGCCTGGCCGCTTCGATGCTGTTCCCCATGCTGGGCATGCTGGTCTTCGCCTCCCTGGGGCTGGCGCTCTCGACCCTTACCAGCAAGAAGGGGGCCGTGATCGCCCTGGCGGTGGTGCTGTTCCTGGCCATGACCTCCATATCCTCGGTCTCCATGTCCCTGGGCGTCAACGCCGCGCTGGACGTCAATCCGGAGGCGGGGCCGAACAATTACACCGCATACATGCCATGGGGGTACAAGCTGCTCATCTACGGCAACCCGGTGATACTGGCGCAGGGGACCAGCTATGCGTTGGGCGTCGATACGGGCTCCTCGTACTCCCTCATATTGTTCGATACCGCGGGAGGGGTGGCGCTGGGCCTCGGCTTCTTCGTCGCCTTCGTCGTCCTGGGCATGCTGTCGTTCTCCCGGGAGCGCACCGAGCGCGGGTTGATCTACAGCATGCGGGACAGGTTCTCGAGGCTCAAAAGGACCTGAGGGGGCCGAGCAAGTCGGAGACGCCTGTTCGTCGCAGCAAATCCAGCAGACCTATGCATTGCGTTCGGCACCATGGAAGCTGAGCGGTCCGGCAGGGCCTGTTCACGTCAGGTCCGCTGCGGCCCCCGAACGACGGTCCCGCATCACAGGGACTTGAGCAGCTTGGGGATGCCGGAGGATTCCTTCGGCCCCACTACCACCTTCATTCCGGTGGCCTCCCCCAGCTTCCCGGACATGCGGGACACCATCCCCGGGATGATCAGGATGCCCCTCTTGTTCCGGTCCCTCGCCCCGGTCTCCGCGAGCGCCTCCGCCACAGTATCGGTGGTGAGCTTGCCGGCCGAGAACGCCGTCAGCACCGACAGCCCCTCGGTATCCACCACCAGCAGCCACGCGGGCACCTTGCTCTTCTCGATGTCCGCGGCCACGGTGAAGTAGGTCAGGGAGAAGTTGGTGGTGAATATTATCGGCGCGTTCTCCCTGGGATCGCCGATGGGATAGAGCCCCGCCTTGACCTGGATGGGCACCTGCGGATCGGTGTAGATGTTCTGCCGCAGCACGAACAGGGGGATGGCGTGCGCCGGGTCGAGGTCGTCCAGCAGCACCACGCCGCCGTACTTCATCGTGGACACCAGCGCCCTGAGCAGCGCTTTCCGGTCGCCGGTGGCATTGGTGACTATCGGATATCCGAGCCCGCGGAAGGTCTTCTTCACCGCGTTCTTGCGCACGATGGTGTTCTTCTCCAGAAGCTGCTGCAGGCTTTCCGGCTCCAGGTCGAGCATCATGTCCTCGACCCCGGCGGCCTTGGCCTTCTCCACCAGGGAAGCGAGCATATTCAGGTCCTTGTCCCTGATCGCCAGGGGGCACTTCGCCTCCTTGGCCACGGAGGCCATGGCGTCGAGGCTCGATGACGAGGCAGCATACAGCAGCGGCTTCCTCTCCTTCACCGCGGCAACGGCGGCCTTCATGGCGTCCGGCGAATCGGACATCAGCACCAGCGGCAGGTCGGTGGAGGACGCGACCCCCTTCACGGCGGAAGCGAACTTGAAAGCATCCCCGGAATCGTTCCTCACCCCCACCATGTCCATGCGGAGCACCTGCCCGACCCTCTCGAACTTCAGCGCGGCCACGCGCCCGAGCTTCTTGGCGATCTCTTCCCCGGACGCCGCGTCGGATATGACCACGGCGTAGCGGGTGGGGTGGAAGAACTTCTTCTCGTGGCGGTACAGCTCGGTCTCCTCGCCCAGCTCGACCTTGTTCTCTCCTGCCCCGATGGTGATGAGCCGGATGGGCGGCGCGGAGGAGGCTTCCAGCTTGGCCTTGGCCTCATCGGACACGTAGGGGCAGTCAGCCAGCTTCACCTTCTGGTTGGCGAGCTGCATGGCGAACGCCAGGCACGTGGGGAAGCCGCACTTCCCGCAGTTGGTCTTCGGCAGGAACTTGAAGATCTCGATGGCGGTCGGCATTCACTTCCCTCCCCTGAGGTCGGTGATGGCGTCCTGAAGTATCGCCGCGGCCTTAGGGCTTCTCACGACGAGAATATCCGCCCCGGAGACCAGTGCCGCGAGGCCGGTGGTCGCTTCCCACCACGTCCCCCGCTCCTCGGCGTCGCCCCACTTCGCGTCCTCCTCCGTCGCTTCCCTCGCTTCCCACGAGGAGGTAATGTCGCACAGCATGGGCATCTGCAGCATGCGGTCGCCCATCAGCGCGGCGATGCGGATGCGCTCGTTGACGGAATAGGAGTACTCCAACCCCATCCCCAGGCCGGCCATCAAGGGGTCCATGACCACGTTGTCGAGCTTTACCCCGAAGTCCGTGAGCAGGATGTTCATCTGCTTCGCCAGGTTTATGTCGAGGTTCGAGAAGGCCACGATGCCATGGCGGTTGGCCATGGCCGCGGCGGAGATGCTCTTGTAGGCGTTCTCCTCGGCGTTGCCGAGCAGCAGCCGTTCCTTGGGGGCGGCATTGCTCACCGCTTCCATGGTCTTGGCGTCCTTCTCCTCGCTGCCGCAGCCGTACACGATGACCGGAACGCTCACGGCGGAGAGCACCTTCTTTACCGTTTCCGCCGCCTCCTCCGGCGAGGCGTTCTTCCCCTCGGGGTTGGTGGACTGCAGCTTCAGGCAGACGATGTCGGCGTGGAACTCCTCGACCCACTTCTTGGCCCAGGCCGCCGGATCGCCAATCGCGCCGCCGAACGGCTTAACCGCGAGGTCTATGAGGCCGTCAGCAGTGTCGACGACCTCGCCGGCGATGAGCTGCCGGTGCCCCAATCCCTCGTACGACAGGAAGGGCATGCCCGCCTCGCCGCCAATGGTCAGGGGGCTTCTGCTCCCGCCCTCGGAGGACGATGCTCCCAGAGTCTCGACGCCTACCTTTCCTGACCACTTTTCCTTGGGGACCGGTACTTCGACCATGAACTGACCACTCTCACGACAGCAGCGGCGGCAGCTTCAGAGCCGGATGGTCCACTTTGGCCATCCACTCGGTCAGGCCGTCGGCCTCGGTGGTGACCGTCTCGTCGGCGATCTTGTCCAGGAAGTCTGGCTGCCCCAGCTCCTCAGCCCGTGCCTGTAGTGATTCACGCATCGACTCCTTAAGCTCTTTGGGCATCCAAGCGATGCGCAGGAACCCGCCGTCAGCAGGGATGAACTTCTTGCTCGTTAAATATTTTCTGCCTATGCCGATAAATCCGGGCGTCTGCTTCCCCCCGCCCACCGAGCCGGCCAGGGAGGAGAACTTCATGCCTATCGGGGTCATCCCCGGATATTCGCGATTGACAACTACCACGCCCTGCATGTCCGCGGTCATTCCCACGATGACCTCGAAGCAGCCGCACGAGGTCATGGGATCGTCCATCATGGTGTAGATGTTGACCTTTTCGATCTTGTGGTGCGAGGCCTCGAAGACCGCTTCGTTGGCGCCCTTCTCGTCCCTTGACGGCGTCCAAGCACTCGCCTTTTACTACCGGCTGGTTCGGCCCGTTGGGGTCGATCTCCTTGGCCGCCTTGGCGTCGAGCCAGTTGATGGCCCCGCACAGACCAAGGCGCTCTGGAGCAATGATGCAGACGTGATCAGGCGCGAAGGACTGACAGTTCTTTACCACGATGCCATTGATAGTGTAATTGTGAGTCTCGTCAACGCTGAAGTTGAAGAGCCGGTCCGTTTCGCAGGGGATGCGCTCGACGGAGCGGATCTTCTGGAATCTGACGTCTGAATTAGCCCAAGCCCGAAGGGCTACGTAATCCTGATCGTCGCTGGGCACCCTATCATTAATGGCGTCCAGGACCATCAGGAGCTTTCCCTTGCTCGGCCGGCAGAGTCCTTTCTTCCACGCCATTAAGGATTTGTAGTCCACCGGAAGATAACTTGTGAAAATGCCATAGCGATTGAGCAAGTCGACCAGCATTGGCCCACAAGCCATGGTTACGGTGTCAGATCGGACAACATGGTTTGGGTCGCTTCGTCGCGCTATTGCATTGAGCTTTTCCCTCTTTTCAGGATGACTGGACCCGATTAACTCCCTGAATAGGATTGCATCGCCATCACTACTGCACATCACCTGATAGCCACGTTTCCCCCTACAGATCCTTGTCGCAATCCCGAACCTCCTCAATAGTAGGTGAATGTGACGTGCCTCTAAGCGGGAACGGGTAGCGAATCCGAAGCGTTTGCTGGCTAAAACAACATGCCCATCGCCATCGAAAAGGCCGCTCAGGAACGCTGCTACGAGCTCATCAGGAAGTTTTGAGATGATGTATCCTTTCCACTTATGCTGCCTCTTTTGAAGCCCAATACCCAGGCCGTTCAATAACCGGCCGAACAGTGTGTTATGGACATAGGAAACAATCAGCGGTTTGAACGGATCGATCCTCAGTGTCTGGGACCGACAGGTACTGGGCTGGAAGGGGTTCTCACGAGGTGGACGGCCGAAAAGCCCCTCTATAATCGTTGCGAACCGTTGAGTAAGGGCAAACTCTGAATTCGTGAATTGAACGGTCACACCGCTACGCCCGTTCTCTCCATGCCAAAAGACGCAACCGTCGGAAGCGATTAGCCCCGCTGCATACATGATGTCCGCATCGAGCTTCGTCCGGCTCAGCATCGCGTTGCTCTGGAACACCCATATTCGTTCTTTAATTGCATCCCAGTTCAAACCGATTGCAGGAACCAGTCTCTTGAGCTCACCAATCGTCAGTCGCTGGTGAGTGGGTTGATTCCGATAGAAGACATAGTATAGTCTTTGGAAGGGGATTCCACTCTTCTCTGCGGCCTCCTTGAGCCCCATCCTGGAGCCCAACCAGGACATCAGTTCAACATAGAATTCGTCATCCGAGACGCGATAGTCGTCCGGCAGGTAGTCGATAATCGACAGCGATCCTGTAGGTTCCTCCACGTGATGAGGCATCGCGTCCACGACGACGTCTCTTTCTCGGAGATCACCTGCCCTGACCCATTTCAGCCCTTCGATTGAATCGACCAGCACCTTGTGATTGGCGGTCAGGGTCAGGTCGTTCCAATTGCCCAAGGTAATCTTCACCAGCTCCTTTGGCGGAGGGTTGATGAAGAGTTCCCCTGTGGGGCGGGCGATCATGTGGTTCGTTGCGAAGGTCAACACCGGTTGCGGCCCATAGTCAGCAATATTCTCGATCAGTCTCTCCATGGGCAGGAACGAGCCGTCTCCCAGCATGACATCCTCGCCCGCGGGTACACAGAGGCTGCACGAGTAAAAGTCCTCCACGCTTTCGTCGGTCAGACCGGCCATGCGGGAGTCGCGCTGCGCATACGCCTCGTGCGCGGCAGGCAGCCGCTTGTTAATCTCGTTCTGGTCCGTGATGATGGTGACCTGCACCCTGCTCACGATGTTGCCGAACTCCTCCTTGAGCTTGGCGATGAGGATGTCCCCGAGGTGCTTGAGCCGAAGCCCCTGAGCGACCGAACTCTTGCTCATGCGGACCCAGATGATGTTCCTCTGGCCGGTGTGCCACAACCCCTCGGCGTAGTTGGCGAACAGGTGGATGCGGCGTTCCAGCACCGACTCGAAGTCCTCCTGCATCTTCTTGCCGTATACGTCCACGACGATCGCCAGGGGGGTGGAGCTGCCCTCAGGCATCTCGTCCACGTCCTTCCCGATGACGGCGATCTTGCCGTCCTCGATCTCGTCCTCCGCCTTCTGCCGGAGGAGTTCGAACGCCACCGTCTTGGACGCACCCCCCGCTTCGAGGTAGGTGTCCGGCCTGCGGACCGTCTCGCCCTCGAAGGCCGGGCCGTACGCCACCGGGATGTCGACCGCCGCGAGCTTGACGCGTATGTCGCGAGCTTCCAGCGCGGTCTGCACCATGGCGTCGAGGTCCCTCACCGGGACCAGCTTGTCCGGGATGCCCTCCACATTCTGGTCGGTGATGACCGGCGCCCCGTTCAGAAGTGCTGCCAATCCCGACGCCGCCAGCACCGGGTCCAGCGGACCGAACGCCAGCACGAACACCTTCGGGCGCTTTGCCAGGTACGCCGCCAGGTTCTCCCGGTCGCCCCTTGATATGGCGCCGAAGGACAGGGCCGCGCGGATGGCGAAGTTGAGGGCGTGCACGATCTGCGTCCCCACGCCCACCGGGTACAGCATCACTCCCAGCCCCATCTGGACGCCTTCCGTCCTGAGCTGCTCGATAACGTCCCCCGAAGCGATGATGAGGATGCCCTTGGACTGCAGGTCCCGGATGATCCCCACGAGCTTCCGGGGGTCCGAGGCCTTCCCCGCCAGCACGGCGGCCCCCGGTATGGTGTCGTCCACTAACGGCACCCCCAGCTCCCTGATGACCTTGTCGGGGATGAACCCGGTGAAGGGGGTCCTCTCGTACGGCCGGGGGTTGTCGACGTATTTGAGCACCTCGACGATCTCGGCCGCGATCATGCAAGCCTCGCCGGCGATCAAAGCGTTGGCGGCGGTGGGCTCGGTCCCGATCCTGGTCCTGTAGTCCGAAAGGACGTCCGCCAGCTGGCCGGTCCTCTTGGCCTCCCTCCCGTCCCAGCCATATATGGCCGGGAGCTCGTAGGCCGTTTCCGGATACTCCACCGCCCGGTCCTCTCCGTATTTGGCCAGCGCCTCCCTCAGCGCTCCGTCGGCCAGGCCCAGAACGGTCTGGGCGCCCTCGATGGCCAGGGCGAAAACGTCCTCGTTGGGGATCCTGTGGTCCGAGTTGGCGGTGGGTTGGTGTTCCGGTTGCAAGGGACTCCTCCCGTCAGGGCCTCAGGCCCCTATGACGCTTGGAATATAATGTCCGCGGCGCTATTTCTAGGCTGGGCTTTTGCTCGGGGTGGCGAGAAGCGTGCCGGCTCACAGCCCGATGGGCTCCATGCTCTCCACCCAGTACCGGCCCTTCTGCTGCGACAGCACCCCCTCCAGGGCGGTGCGCAGGTCCGGCAGGGGGAGGTCGCACTTGCTGACGTCGACCACGATGTCCAATGTCATGGACTCGTAGTACACCAGGACCTCGGTGTACAATGAGACGACGTTCGCGCCGTGCTTGGCCAGCATATCCACCACGCGGTTGATGGCCCCCGGCTTGTCGGGGATGACGAAGGACGCGGACGCCAGCTTGGCGGCGGGGTCCATCACGGTCACGGAAAGGACGTAGGAGTCGTGGTCGCCCACCAGCATGAGGGGCTGTCCGTCCTTCACGTCCTTGAGCTCGGCGAGGAACTCCGCCGGGAGCTCGAACTCGTCGTTCTGGATGACCGTCGGCGCCTTCTGCTTGCGCTTGACCTGCTTGGTCTTGACGACCTTCGAGCCTACCGCGGCGCCCTTGCTGTAGCGGTCGGAGATGCGGGACACGCTCATCTCCAGGGTGTCCACCTTGTCCAGGCTGGACGGCCTCTGCTTCTTCTGGGCCTCGAACTCCGACCTAAGCTCCTCCGGCTCTCCGTAGTAGGAAAGGTCGGCCAGCATGCGCCAGGTCATGGCCACGCCGGGGATGGTGCTGAGCGATACGGAGTTCAG
Proteins encoded:
- a CDS encoding ABC transporter ATP-binding protein produces the protein MSSTSTETVLSGRELSKTYGNMFTRGNIHALDKASFEVRRGEICGLVGPNGAGKSTMLKLIMGIEPKSGGSIDMNGLDPRTALGYVPERPTFLEDLSAYYNVLYIARLNNVPDPEGTSRKLIDEFGLKGRGDDPVSSYSKGMKQRLAIARAVVHQPTVLLMDEPFSGLDPGMMIELRGLLKGLKSKGMAMLLSSHELNEINQLCDSILFIKSGRILKKEGFGPSEERMTMQLVLASPNAGVVDALARWGQGTVSPDGMIITKEVARDEVPDIVAAAVNAGGRVMEYRTAQRKAEDMYAEIYLQEAKA
- a CDS encoding ABC transporter permease, which gives rise to MSEFSTHLRKDAKLLTTDSLFVVLLVLLAIISFIIALTTSTSYVWSQTRGSSVITQAIMEENQKTALISYWISIGTILMALFSAVAAMAMSVEKDSGMSKYILTFKVRKPLFYLSKLLVLTVLVLAAMGISLAAYLIVFSFMDVPMLDIGSLAASMLFPMLGMLVFASLGLALSTLTSKKGAVIALAVVLFLAMTSISSVSMSLGVNAALDVNPEAGPNNYTAYMPWGYKLLIYGNPVILAQGTSYALGVDTGSSYSLILFDTAGGVALGLGFFVAFVVLGMLSFSRERTERGLIYSMRDRFSRLKRT
- the acsC gene encoding acetyl-CoA decarbonylase/synthase complex subunit gamma; translated protein: MPTAIEIFKFLPKTNCGKCGFPTCLAFAMQLANQKVKLADCPYVSDEAKAKLEASSAPPIRLITIGAGENKVELGEETELYRHEKKFFHPTRYAVVISDAASGEEIAKKLGRVAALKFERVGQVLRMDMVGVRNDSGDAFKFASAVKGVASSTDLPLVLMSDSPDAMKAAVAAVKERKPLLYAASSSSLDAMASVAKEAKCPLAIRDKDLNMLASLVEKAKAAGVEDMMLDLEPESLQQLLEKNTIVRKNAVKKTFRGLGYPIVTNATGDRKALLRALVSTMKYGGVVLLDDLDPAHAIPLFVLRQNIYTDPQVPIQVKAGLYPIGDPRENAPIIFTTNFSLTYFTVAADIEKSKVPAWLLVVDTEGLSVLTAFSAGKLTTDTVAEALAETGARDRNKRGILIIPGMVSRMSGKLGEATGMKVVVGPKESSGIPKLLKSL
- a CDS encoding acetyl-CoA decarbonylase/synthase complex subunit delta, producing MVEVPVPKEKWSGKVGVETLGASSSEGGSRSPLTIGGEAGMPFLSYEGLGHRQLIAGEVVDTADGLIDLAVKPFGGAIGDPAAWAKKWVEEFHADIVCLKLQSTNPEGKNASPEEAAETVKKVLSAVSVPVIVYGCGSEEKDAKTMEAVSNAAPKERLLLGNAEENAYKSISAAAMANRHGIVAFSNLDINLAKQMNILLTDFGVKLDNVVMDPLMAGLGMGLEYSYSVNERIRIAALMGDRMLQMPMLCDITSSWEAREATEEDAKWGDAEERGTWWEATTGLAALVSGADILVVRSPKAAAILQDAITDLRGGK